CTTGCAATAACCAGCATTTGGTgagtaatttatggaatttgagtttagggttagagtaatggttttccccaatttgtaccataaattttgttggatttggcatctcttcGTTGTGCTTCagttgcatgttaatttttacttaggtatatgttaaaaaaagaatgaaaatcaagtcaataacaagtgaataacatgtcaataatgatatgaataagataatggtgttgaattggaggaggccctcaaaaccttccacatttgaagcagtgcatAGTGCAGGTTAAGAAGAGGcgctagaatatatatatatatattttatgaagtaaatatgatttcctttgttactaaatttgcctgAGAAACATTtgaacagataataataaactcatgaatagaACTGCAAAGCATTTGATGAGTAATGTaaggaatttgagtttagggttagagtaatggttttccccaatttgtaccatcaatgttgttggatttggcatctcttatttgtgcttcaattgcatgttaatttttgcttgggtatatgttaaaaaacgAATGAAAATAAAGTCAATCACATGTCAATAACATCTCAATAACATCTCAATAACATGTTAgtaatgatatgaataagataatggtgttAAATTGGAGGAGGCgctcaaaaccttccacatttgaagcagtgcagAGTGAAGAGTACCTCTCTGGCactagaatttatatattttgtgaaataaatattatttcatttgttactaaatttgcctatgagaaatgagaacagataataataaactcatgaataaaagtgcaaagcatttgaaatgAAGGTTGATCTATGACGATTGTGGGTGACTGAAGAAAAaggtagaaagaaagaaggatgtGGCAATTGCTTAGCAAGCAGATAGCAGAGTacatgctttgctttgcttccttccactatatttcttatttatttattttgggttgtGTATGAGATGACAATAATTGTCATGTGTGTGAAGTGCAGAACTTGCCTACATTGCACTCACATGAGTAtggatccataaataaaacacgtgaaattgtttgtaattcacataatcattgcattaacaggtatttgcacaaaaattgTCATATTGCTTTGATGATGTTAAAGCCTGTGATGAGTAATCCCTATGCTCATGTACTTTGTAAAAGTTGTAATGTGCCTGGTTGACTAGTTGTGATTGTGCAAATACGTGgtagtatatatgttcacgTTATTTCACATTGTATTTGAGGAAATGGGATCCAACGTGGAGCTGGTATGGCCAGAGGCAGAGGTATAttcgtcacgggtgaacaactGCTCACATGCAAATTCATCTCTAGCTGCAATTCGAGCGAAGTTGAGTGCGGAACAATTAGAACAATTTAAGACATCATGCTTTGGCCATCTTCTGAATATAGATAAGATTCAGTTTAGCGGGCAGATTGTGCATGGGGTTGTGTTGCGTAGAGTAGCAGGGCAGGGTGTGAAAGACTTGAATGGACTGAGTTTCTTATTAGGGTGTGACGTTGCTCAGTTCACTCGTCAGGATTTCTGTTTGATCACAGGGCTTCGTTTTGGGGAAGTGCCTGAAGTTTCCAGTGGAGAGAGTGATGAAATCAGACTTcagaaaagatattttatagaCGAAGGAATTACATGCAATGCTTTAGAAGAAGCATTTGTGAGGTGCACAAAGGAAGATGACATCTACAAGCTAGCTCTTGTTTACTTTGCTGAGTTAGTGGTTTTGGGAAGGGACAAACATTTGAACATCAATCTAAATTACCTGACCCTTGTAGAGGACTTGGATGCGTTCAACAGGTATCCGTGGGGTTCGGTGTCCTTTGACAAAACCCAAGacagtctattttctgcaCCAACAAAGTATGTTAAAAGCTTGGAAAatgaagagggaagagggaaggggAAAAGTAAGGTAACGGGAACAAGCCGGAGAAATGAGAAGGGCAAGAAGGATAAGCATGGTGAAGCGCAAAGGAGTGgctggagttttaaaggtttcaCGTATGCTTTCCAGGTACATGGTAATAATGTTCATGTcagttatgttttgtttttctttaaaacataaataatgacTTTTGTCCTATGAATTGTGTAGATTTGGgtatatgaattaattcctAGAATGGCGGACCTGAATTACTGCAAGGTTGTTGATCCGACCGCTGTCCCGCGTATTTTGCGATGGAGAACTACTACGTCTGTTCCAGAGATGAGAAAGTTGaacaataattttttccaGAGCAAAGAGGTTTGGTTTGCAGCCCTTGGAACTATTGATAagattgaatgaaattatgaagtaGAATGATTTAATATGACTCTTGTCTGTATTCTGAAACAGTCAGTTCAGTTGCGGGCGCTATGTCCGAGTGAAGAGGAAATGAGACAGCCATATTGGAGTTGGCCACAGGATCGCCCTGCTGTTGTCTCGGCAGAgtcaattccttcttcatgTGGTGATCTTGATGAGTTGAACAAGGTGGTAAGCTTGTTGAGGTCCGAGTTGTTTCAAGTAAAGCGGGAAAAAGACGTCCTTCACTTAAAGGTCATACGGATGGAAAAACTGTTGGACCAATGTTTAGGTCCTCAGTTTGAGCAGGAAGTAAGGAGGGACCTAGCTTTACTGAAACAGAGGACGAATCGTTGTGTCGTCTCACATCTATTTAAGGGATATGGGGAAATGGATGACATTCAATGGGATGAAGGGCCAAGTaacagaaatgagggagaggaaaaggaagatgaagggattgaagggggtgaagggccaaataatagaaatgagggagcacataaggaagaggaggggattgacggagaggaaaaggaagaggaggggattgaagggggtgaagtGCAAGGAAAACCAAGTGAGGTAGAGGAAgggcaaaggaaaagaagtgaAAGAGAGCAAGTGCCAGCAAAAAGTAGCAAAGGGAGAGGAAGCCCAAAGAACAGAGCATTGAGGGAgaggaagtgaaaagaaaacgCCATTAAGGGAAGAGAAACTGCCAAAGGATAAAAAAGGGAGGGCAAGGAATGTTAAACCCCAACCAACTTGAGGAAAAAGGAAGTGCAAAGNNNNNNNNNNNNNNNNNNNNNNNNNNNNNNNNNNNNNNNNNNNNNNNNNNNNNNNNNNNNNNNNNNNNNNNNNNNNNNNNNNNNNNNNNNNNNNNNNNNNNNNNNNNNNNNNNNNNNNNNNNNNNNNNNNNNNNNNNNNNNNNNNNNNNNNNNNNNNNNNNNNNNNNNNNNNNNNNNNNNNNNNNNNNNNNNNNNNNNNNNNNNNNNNNNNNNNNNNNNNNNNNNNNNNNNNNNNNNNNNNNNNNNNNNNNNNNNNNNNNNNNNNNNNNNNNNNNNNNNNNNNNNNNNNNNNNNNNNNNNNNNNNNNNNNNNNNNNNNNNNNNNNNNNNNNNNNNNNNNNNNNNNNNNNNNNNNNNNNNNNNNNNNNNNNNNNNNNNNNNNNNNNNNNNNNNACCTGCAAAGGATAAAAAGGGAGGGCAAGGAAGTGAAAACACAAACAACtgaggaaaaggaagtgcaaagaaacccaatgtgagaaagaagataatgaagttaTGTTGCTTGGGGGTGACATTGGCGAGAGCACGGAGGGGACACTGCTCGAGTTTACTGTCGGGGACATTGATTTG
Above is a window of Prunus persica cultivar Lovell chromosome G2, Prunus_persica_NCBIv2, whole genome shotgun sequence DNA encoding:
- the LOC109947237 gene encoding uncharacterized protein LOC109947237, which produces MGSNVELVWPEAEVYSSRVNNCSHANSSLAAIRAKLSAEQLEQFKTSCFGHLLNIDKIQFSGQIVHGVVLRRVAGQGVKDLNGLSFLLGCDVAQFTRQDFCLITGLRFGEVPEVSSGESDEIRLQKRYFIDEGITCNALEEAFVRCTKEDDIYKLALVYFAEGLGCVQQVSVGFGVL
- the LOC109947238 gene encoding uncharacterized protein LOC109947238 — translated: MRKLNNNFFQSKESVQLRALCPSEEEMRQPYWSWPQDRPAVVSAESIPSSCGDLDELNKVVSLLRSELFQVKREKDVLHLKVIRMEKLLDQCLGPQFEQEVRRDLALLKQRTNRCVVSHLFKGYGEMDDIQWDEGPSNRNEGEEKEDEGIEGGEGPNNRNEGAHKEEEGIDGEEKEEEGIEGGEVQGKPSEVEEGQRKRSEREQVPAKSSKGRGSPKNRALRERK